In one Silene latifolia isolate original U9 population chromosome 10, ASM4854445v1, whole genome shotgun sequence genomic region, the following are encoded:
- the LOC141606651 gene encoding F-box protein At4g09920-like, protein MNPDCEETVSGQMNTVDRFSDLPDFILHHIISFLDTREAYRSCILSKRWAHISATNPIIVFHFYCKKENSSARYWPSKEVSARLLGYIDSRMQIYAKDNLRVRRLRLIFPDSNEVFSCDVDQIEFSCKVDEWIRIAVRNQVAILDLHGPLKYQLPDILLSAKSLTQLNCFKVKIPYYNGAINLASLQTLGLLGVDVEERMLNHIISLCLLLKCLLVNNCSGFKTVVIPCCSQLKELTLGNTLPKDGTIILETSSLVCFKFSDLAFHRWPVMSKPGLLRNLTVLDIYCSGITDGDLGKLLLELASLETLLLCSCLRRQLDRVLSIRLKVINLDACRGLVDVMVDAPSLTKFTYRGTFGLYPAITISSQASCDISVRTRPNYLDTQGFCKLQKLMTGLRSCHVVEISLTNSLYQSVCDNIKFNEEELGVVNLGPHVISQSQANPLI, encoded by the exons ATGAACCCCGATTGCGAGGAAACGGTATCTGGGCAGATGAATACTGTTGACAGGTTCTCAGATTTACCGgatttcatcttacatcacatcaTTTCTTTTTTGGATACGAGGGAGGCATATAGAAGTTGTATCTTGTCGAAAAGATGGGCTCATATTTCGGCTACAAACCCAATTATCGTGTTTCATTTTTATTGTAAGAAGGAGAATTCATCCGCAAGGTATTGGCCATCTAAGGAAGTCTCTGCTAGATTATTAGGATATATAGATAGTAGAATGCAAATATACGCTAAAGATAACCTGCGTGTAAGGAGACTCAGACTTATATTTCCAGATTCTAATGAAGTGTTTAGCTGCGATGTTGACCAAATAGAGTTTTCTTGCAAAGTTGATGAGTGGATTCGGATAGCTGTGCGCAATCAGGTTGCAATACTTGATCTTCATGGTCCTCTTAAGTACCAATTGCCTGACATTTTGCTCTCCGCAAAATCTCTAACGCAACTTAATTGTTTTAAAGTCAAAATACCATACTACAACGGAGCCATAAATCTTGCATCTCTTCAGACTTTGGGATTATTAGGTGTTGATGTGGAGGAACGTATGCTAAATCATATCATTAGTTTGTGCCTGTTGTTGAAGTGTTTGTTGGTTAATAATTGCTCTGGCTTCAAAACTGTTGTCATTCCTTGTTGTAGTCAACTGAAGGAGCTTACTTTAGGTAACACTTTACCTAAAGATGGGACAATCATTCTTGAGACCTCAAGTCTTGTGTGTTTTAAGTTCTCAGACTTGGCTTTTCATCGTTGGCCGGTTATGTCAAAGCCTGGTTTATTGAGAAATTTGACGGTACTAGATATCTATTGTTCTGGTATTACTGACGGGGATCTTGGCAAACTACTACTTGAATTAGCCTCATTGGAGACTTTGCTTTTATGCAGCTGTCTAAGGCGACAACTCGATCGGGTTTTAAGTATTCGGCTAAAGGTGATTAACTTGGATGCTTGTCGTGGTTTGGTAGATGTTATGGTTGATGCTCCAAGTTTGACGAAGTTCACATATAGAGGCACCTTTGGCCTTTATCCTGCTATCACCATTAGTAGTCAAGCCAGTTGCGATATTTCTGTTCGCACTAGACCTAATTACCTTGATACTCAGGGATTTTGCAAATTGCAAAAGCTAATGACAGGACTAAGAAGCTGCCATGTTGTGGAAATTTCGCTAACCAACTCTCTTTATCAG TCTGTATGTGATAATATCAAATTCAATGAAGAAGAACTCGGAGTCGTTAATCTTGGACCCCACGTGATATCACAAAGTCAAGCTAACCCTCTGATTTGA
- the LOC141608750 gene encoding F-box protein At4g09920-like yields MNSDCEETVSGQLNTVDRFSDLPEFILHHIISYLGTRQAYRTCILSKRWPHISATNPIIEFHYYCEPKFPHRYWPSKEDSARLLGYIDSRMQRYAKDNLRIRTLKLRFPASNKVFGCVVEDIELLELSRKLEELSCKVDEWIRIAVRNQVARLDLHGPLKYQLPDILLSAKSLTQLTCFKVKIPYYNGAINLASLQTLGLLGVDVEERMLNHIISACLLLKCLSVKFCFGFKTIVIPCCSQVKELTLSYSLPESGTIILESSYLTCFQFSDISFYSDRWPVMSKPGLLRNLRTLDLFSSGITDGDLGKLLPELASIETLHLFNCHRLTMIRISSVQLKEIYFDECDGLLYVTIDAPSLTKFKYRGDFDPHWTKKPQCSEISLSNNYDESGRDDIKFDEEELGDVNLGPPRDITSQAKPL; encoded by the exons ATGAACTCCGATTGCGAGGAAACGGTATCTGGGCAGCTGAATACTGTGGACAGGTTCTCTGATTTACCAGAATTTATCCTACATCATATCATTTCTTATCTCGGTACGAGGCAGGCGTATAGAACTTGTATCTTGTCAAAAAGATGGCCTCATATTTCGGCTACAAACCCAATTATTGAATTTCATTACTATTGTGAGCCGAAATTCCCTCACAGATATTGGCCCTCTAAGGAAGACTCTGCTAGATTATTAGGATATATAGATAGTAGAATGCAAAGATACGCTAAAGATAACCTGCGTATAAGGACGCTCAAACTTAGATTTCCGGCTTCTAATAAAGTGTTTGGCTGTGTTGTTGAAGACATAGAATTATTAGAATTATCTAGAAAATTAGAAGAGTTATCTTGCAAAGTTGATGAGTGGATTCGGATAGCTGTGCGCAATCAGGTTGCAAGACTTGATCTTCATGGTCCTCTTAAGTACCAGTTGCCTGACATTTTGCTCTCCGCAAAATCTCTAACGCAACTTACTTGTTTTAAAGTCAAAATACCATACTACAACGGAGCCATAAATCTTGCATCTCTTCAGACTTTGGGATTATTAGGTGTTGATGTGGAAGAACGTATGCTAAATCATATCATTAGTGCGTGCCTGTTGTTGAAGTGTTTGTCGGTTAAGTTTTGCTTCGGCTTCAAAACTATTGTCATTCCTTGTTGTAGTCAAGTGAAGGAGCTTACTTTAAGTTATTCTTTACCCGAAAGTGGGACAATTATTCTTGAGAGCTCGTATCTTACATGTTTTCAGTTCTCGGACATTTCCTTTTATAGTGATCGTTGGCCGGTTATGTCAAAACCTGgtttgttgagaaatttaaggacaTTAGATCTCTTTTCTTCTGGTATTACAGACGGGGATCTTGGCAAACTACTACCTGAATTAGCCTCAATAGAGACTTTGCATTTGTTCAACTGTCATAGGCTCACAATGATCAGGATTTCAAGTGTTCAACTAAAGGAAATTTACTTTGATGAATGCGATGGTTTGTTATATGTCACGATTGATGCTCCAAGTTTGACGAAGTTCAAATATAGAGGGGACTTTGACCCTCATT GGACTAAGAAGCCGCAATGCTCGGAAATTTCGCTATCCAACAATTATGATGAG TCTGGACGTGACGATATCAAATTTGATGAAGAAGAACTCGGAGATGTTAATCTTGGACCTCCACGCGATATCACGAGTCAAGCTAAGCCTCTATGA
- the LOC141606650 gene encoding F-box protein At4g09920-like, with the protein MNPDCEETVSGQLNTMDRFSDLPDFIVHHIISFLDTREAYRTCILSERWAHISATNPILEFHYYVPKFPRRCWPSEEVSSRLLGYLDSRMQRYAKDSLRVRTLRLIFPDSNEVFSCELSCKVDEWIQIAVRNQVARLDLHGPLNYQLPDILLSAKSLRQLNCSQVKIPYYNGAINLASLQTLELICVDVEERMLNHIISSCLLLKCLSVYYCSGFKTLVIPCCSQVKELTLSNTLPKDGTIVLETSSLACFKFSDSTSDRWPVMSKPGLLRNLRTLDLFSSGITDEDLGKLLPQSASLETLHLVNCRRLTMIRISSVQLKEIYLDECDGLVHVTIDAPSLTKFKYKGDFDRHCIITISSQASCVLSVHTTPYCLDTLGFFKLKQLMTGLRSCNALKISLPDNYYESGRDDIKFVEEELGDVNLGPPRDIRELKLSLHDQNLSRSSMSAFLNGLFWTCRPDIISFQFFLHEPDLMIQLFMSELEDMANCWEHPLKRIKFPDANCSNTLESKKVDLQLRLHW; encoded by the exons ATGAACCCCGATTGCGAGGAAACGGTATCTGGGCAGCTGAATACTATGGACAGGTTCTCTGATTTACCAGATTTTATCGTACATCATATTATTTCTTTTCTTGATACGAGGGAGGCGTACAGGACTTGTATCTTGTCGGAGAGGTGGGCTCATATTTCGGCTACAAACCCAATTCTTGAATTTCATTATTATGTGCCGAAATTCCCTCGGCGATGTTGGCCCTCTGAGGAAGTCTCTTCTAGATTATTAGGATACCTGGATAGTAGAATGCAAAGATACGCTAAAGATAGCCTGCGTGTAAGGACGCTCAGACTTATATTTCCAGATTCTAATGAAGTGTTTAGCTGCGAGTTATCTTGCAAAGTTGATGAGTGGATTCAGATAGCTGTGCGAAATCAGGTTGCAAGACTTGATCTTCATGGTCCTCTTAACTACCAATTGCCTGACATTTTGCTCTCCGCAAAATCTCTAAGGCAACTTAATTGTTCTCAAGTCAAAATACCGTACTACAACGGAGCCATAAATCTTGCATCTCTTCAGACTTTGGAATTAATATGTGTTGATGTAGAGGAACGTATGCTAAATCATATTATTAGTTCGTGCCTGTTGTTGAAGTGTTTGTCGGTTTACTATTGCTCTGGCTTCAAAACTCTTGTCATTCCTTGTTGTAGTCAAGTGAAGGAGCTTACTTTAAGTAACACTTTACCTAAAGATGGGACAATCGTTCTTGAGACCTCAAGTCTTGCGTGTTTTAAGTTCTCAGACTCGACTTCTGATCGGTGGCCGGTTATGTCAAAACCTGgtttgttgagaaatttaaggacaTTAGATCTCTTTTCTTCTGGTATTACCGACGAGGATCTTGGCAAACTACTACCTCAATCAGCCTCATTAGAGACTTTGCATTTGGTCAACTGTCGTAGGCTGACAATGATCAGGATTTCAAGTGTTCAACTAAAGGAAATTTACTTGGATGAATGTGATGGTTTGGTACATGTCACAATTGATGCTCCAAGTTTGACGAAGTTCAAATATAAAGGGGACTTTGACCGTCATTGTATTATCACCATTAGTAGTCAAGCCAGTTGTGTTCTCTCTGTTCACACTACACCGTATTGCCTAGATACTCTAGGATTTTTCAAATTGAAACAGCTAATGACAGGACTAAGAAGCTGCAATGCTCTGAAAATTTCGCTACCCGACAATTATTATGag TCTGGACGTGACGATATCAAATTTGTTGAAGAAGAACTCGGAGATGTTAATCTTGGACCTCCACGCGATATCAGAGAGCTGAAGCTAAGCCTCCATGATCAGAACCTCTCAAGATCATCTATGTCAGCTTTTTTGAATGGTTTATTCTGGACGTGCCGCCCTGATATtatttcttttcaattttttttacatGAACCTGATTTGATGATCCAG CTTTTCATGAGTGAACTAGAAGATATGGCAAATTGTTGGGAGCACCCTTTAAAACGGATTAAATTTCCAGATGCTAATTGCTCGAATACACTCGAGTCAAAGAAGGTTGATCTACAGTTGAGATTGCATTGGTGA